Within Bacillus sp. FJAT-45350, the genomic segment AGGACAAAACATTGATTCTCTACTGCACGTGTGATAGCAATAGGGAGGTTGTTTCGTTGCCCTCCAATCCAATCTCCTTGTAATGTAGGTTTAATGATCACTTCTGCGCCCTTGAGTGCCAGATTTCTTGCTGCCTCTGGATAGTGACCATCTGCACAAATCATGAAGCCGACTTTTCCGATATTTGGAATCTCGAATACTGGAAAATCATCACCTGGTTTAGATTGCTCAAGAGGGTAGGGAATAAATACTTTTCGGTATTTCATGACGACTTCACCCTCAGGAGAGATGAGAATAGCCGTATTATAGGCTTCCCCGTCCGTTTCAGCTTTTTCAAAAATTGACCCTGGGGCGATCCATTTTTTATGCTCTCTAGCTTTTTGACAAAGCATATCTGTCAATGGTCCGGGAATTGTCTCTGCTGTTTCATACCAGCGCTCAGGATCTAGTCCCGGTAAATACAATTCTGGAAACGTAATTAAGTCAACCGTAGGATTCATATTG encodes:
- a CDS encoding carbon-nitrogen hydrolase family protein; translation: MKGSGVMSYLNVALVQIASPSNNNDIEQRKLENYEKMVYYIDLISNMNPTVDLITFPELYLPGLDPERWYETAETIPGPLTDMLCQKAREHKKWIAPGSIFEKAETDGEAYNTAILISPEGEVVMKYRKVFIPYPLEQSKPGDDFPVFEIPNIGKVGFMICADGHYPEAARNLALKGAEVIIKPTLQGDWIGGQRNNLPIAITRAVENQCFVLSINHPNPIGMGHSVAVDPEGRIIEELGDSESFTVVYLNLEEVRRVREYGSLGMFSFLKMLKEFKESGKPVDECYQKGIKEAPIYKTFDTPSAKTPAEIRKYMPQTQPKTSTV